The Thermodesulfobacteriota bacterium nucleotide sequence ACGCCTTCGGCGTGCTCGAGCAGAACTACGAGTACGACCTTATGAACGCGGAAAAACTCCTCGACAAGTACGTGGGCAAGAAGATAAAGTTGATCGACTGGAACAGGTACCAGGACAGGAAAGAGGTTGTCGAGGCTACGCTCCTCAGCAACAATCAGGGGCAGATATACAGGGTGGGTACGGAGATATTCCTCGGCCATCCGGGCTACAGGGTACTTCCGGAGATACCGGAAAATCTCATCGCAAAACCGACGCTTACGTGGCTCTACGATAGCGGGACCGATAGGGCCCACAGCCTCGAGGTCTCCTACCTTACGCGGAATATATCCTGGAAGGCCGACTACGTGGTGGTGCTCGACCGGGCCGATACGAGCGCCGAGCTCTCGGGCTGGGTCACCGTGGATAACAGAAGCGGGGCCACATATAAGAACGCCCGGCTAAAGCTCGTGGCCGGAGAGGTCAACAGGGCGGAAGAAGAGTTCAGGATGGATATGCTCTACGAGGGAGTGGCGAAAAAGATGGCACGGGCCCCTCAGTTCCAGGAGAAGGGTTTCTTCGAGTACCACATCTACGACTTGCAGAGAAAGACCACCATAAAGGACCGGCAGACGAAACAGATAAGCCTGCTCGAAGCCTCGGGCGTGGGCGTGGAGAAGGAGCTCCTCGTCTACGGCCTCAACACCTACTACACGAGGCAATACAGGGAGCGGAACGCCAAGCAGCCGGTGAACGTATACGTAAAGTTCAAGAACT carries:
- a CDS encoding DUF4139 domain-containing protein gives rise to the protein MKLISCAFSLAALLALSVVTATAEPITKSTGEDQTGVEVTVYNNNLGLVKDTRRIKLPTGEGELRFMDVASGIMPVTVHAKSLNFPDAFGVLEQNYEYDLMNAEKLLDKYVGKKIKLIDWNRYQDRKEVVEATLLSNNQGQIYRVGTEIFLGHPGYRVLPEIPENLIAKPTLTWLYDSGTDRAHSLEVSYLTRNISWKADYVVVLDRADTSAELSGWVTVDNRSGATYKNARLKLVAGEVNRAEEEFRMDMLYEGVAKKMARAPQFQEKGFFEYHIYDLQRKTTIKDRQTKQISLLEASGVGVEKELLVYGLNTYYTRQYRERNAKQPVNVYVKFKNSKENNLGMPLPAGVMRIYKEDDDKSLQFIGEDRVDHTPKDEEVRLKVGEAFDVVVERVQTDFRQITTRLYETEWEITLRNHKEEDVTVGLVEPVPGSWRVVKKSHPVKKLDAFTMRFDVKVPKDGEVKVKYRVRVGLE